One Turneriella parva DSM 21527 genomic region harbors:
- a CDS encoding alpha/beta hydrolase family protein has product MKSRYIVLTLTFLTLLTFAFIFDNVFSIWEQASYARFKPVTTGLPSAQIARDVQVGEVTADFFFAPPGQAKRPLLIVMHGGFLQGGNKKNYAYIGGLGVRLGYSVAIVQLKHYPGIFTRPFFSNETRRSRSLPEQAKNFAVFVRGVGALGERFGFDSAKIHVLAHGSGALLLGDANVESFKSIVLVSPIWSLKENVASIAPMQLRALEGYITDADALRLSPSEWVKTTKNPLLLICSERDLPYIKDACAKATVARANAKPIERVIVQRPSHFELMFHLGSKIEEATEPLKKFLFDNARS; this is encoded by the coding sequence ATGAAATCGAGATATATCGTACTGACTCTTACTTTTCTCACGCTGCTCACCTTCGCCTTCATCTTCGACAACGTCTTCTCCATTTGGGAACAGGCATCGTATGCGCGCTTCAAGCCCGTGACGACTGGCCTGCCTTCGGCGCAGATTGCACGCGATGTGCAGGTGGGTGAGGTCACTGCCGATTTCTTTTTCGCACCGCCGGGTCAGGCGAAACGACCGCTACTCATCGTGATGCACGGCGGCTTTCTGCAAGGCGGCAATAAGAAAAATTATGCATACATCGGTGGCCTCGGCGTGCGCCTTGGCTATTCAGTCGCGATTGTGCAGCTGAAGCATTATCCTGGAATTTTTACACGACCGTTCTTCTCGAACGAAACGCGCCGCTCGCGCTCGTTGCCAGAGCAGGCAAAAAACTTTGCTGTGTTCGTGCGCGGCGTGGGTGCTCTAGGTGAGCGTTTTGGTTTCGATAGCGCAAAAATTCACGTTCTGGCACACGGTTCGGGTGCGCTGCTCTTGGGTGATGCGAATGTCGAAAGCTTCAAGAGCATTGTGCTCGTTTCTCCGATCTGGTCGCTGAAAGAAAATGTCGCGAGCATCGCGCCGATGCAGCTGCGCGCACTTGAAGGTTATATCACCGACGCCGATGCGCTCAGGCTTTCACCGTCTGAATGGGTGAAAACCACGAAGAATCCGCTGTTGCTGATCTGCAGTGAGCGGGACTTGCCATATATTAAAGATGCCTGCGCCAAAGCAACTGTCGCCAGAGCTAATGCCAAACCAATCGAAAGAGTTATTGTCCAGAGGCCGTCGCATTTTGAGCTGATGTTTCATTTGGGCAGCAAAATTGAAGAGGCGACGGAACCGCTTAAGAAATTTCTTTTCGATAATGCCCGTTCATGA
- a CDS encoding M23 family metallopeptidase, whose product MRVFYSISLLWIFAAAFSGLTSTQGTIYIRNLAHTDPEIKKMRAEVTDNLRAVADGSRPEIKWRRYRLTGKDTFFKVMARTVLDHDTISSVNRLASLWDLNAGAEWLLPNVRGIAVYGDRAKVAKKFNRDASEILPIPGHENFYFVTGLHFDETEKEYFNLKTFIHPVEGRITSGFGVRKDPFTEKHKFHKGIDIACSIGTRVVASAEGTVVFAGTKKGYGKTVILEHRNGYRTLYGHLSKIQVKNGDKVKQGARIALSGMTGRSTGPHLHFEVRRRGQPERPNFHLARL is encoded by the coding sequence ATGCGTGTTTTCTACTCAATTTCCCTGCTATGGATTTTCGCAGCTGCATTCAGCGGTCTTACCAGTACGCAGGGTACAATCTACATTCGCAACCTCGCGCACACCGACCCCGAAATCAAGAAGATGCGGGCCGAAGTCACCGACAACCTGCGGGCAGTCGCCGACGGCTCGCGCCCCGAAATCAAATGGCGAAGATACCGACTCACCGGCAAAGACACTTTTTTTAAGGTTATGGCGCGCACAGTGCTCGACCACGACACGATCTCGAGTGTCAACCGCCTTGCCTCACTATGGGACTTAAACGCCGGCGCAGAGTGGCTGCTACCCAACGTACGCGGCATCGCAGTCTATGGTGATCGGGCAAAGGTCGCGAAGAAATTCAACCGCGATGCAAGCGAAATTCTGCCAATACCGGGCCACGAAAATTTTTATTTCGTGACAGGCCTGCATTTCGACGAAACCGAAAAAGAATATTTTAACCTGAAGACGTTCATTCACCCCGTCGAGGGTCGCATTACCTCGGGCTTCGGGGTGCGCAAAGACCCATTCACCGAAAAACACAAATTTCACAAGGGCATCGACATCGCCTGCAGCATCGGCACGCGCGTCGTCGCTTCGGCAGAAGGTACAGTGGTTTTTGCCGGCACCAAAAAAGGTTATGGCAAGACGGTGATTCTCGAGCACCGCAACGGGTACCGCACGCTCTATGGCCACCTGAGCAAGATACAGGTCAAGAACGGTGATAAGGTAAAACAAGGCGCGAGGATTGCCCTCTCAGGCATGACTGGGCGCTCAACCGGCCCGCATCTGCACTTTGAAGTGCGCAGGCGCGGCCAGCCAGAGCGGCCAAATTTTCATCTCGCGCGGCTTTAG
- the prmC gene encoding peptide chain release factor N(5)-glutamine methyltransferase encodes MSSNTLIEILRKGEAFLAQKLVASPRLEAQLIFAHFLKLRRIDLFLQPDRPLTPPELETLREALKKKAAGFPTAHILGEKEFYGRPFSVSADVLIPRPETEELVEHVLAEIKEANHIVDLGTGSGCIGLTLALELKAPHLTLIDISEPALKVAKHNADALLAGADTKYEILNADFTSGAVRLHPHADVIVSNPPYVLPEEFAALDAGVRDCEPRVALVADDFEEVHRRLIDCAFGNLAPAGLLAIETHPRYSQQVADWALGHGFVRVEVRNDLAARPHFVFAWR; translated from the coding sequence TTGTCTTCGAATACCCTCATCGAAATTCTGCGCAAGGGTGAGGCCTTTCTCGCACAAAAACTCGTTGCCTCGCCCCGCCTCGAAGCGCAACTGATCTTCGCGCATTTCTTGAAACTGCGGCGCATCGACCTTTTTCTGCAGCCCGACCGCCCGCTCACCCCCCCCGAGCTCGAAACGCTGCGTGAGGCATTGAAGAAAAAAGCAGCCGGATTTCCCACCGCTCACATTCTGGGCGAGAAAGAGTTTTATGGGCGCCCTTTTTCTGTGTCGGCCGACGTGCTGATACCGCGCCCTGAAACCGAAGAACTGGTTGAACACGTGCTCGCAGAGATTAAAGAAGCCAACCACATTGTCGACCTGGGCACCGGCAGCGGTTGCATTGGGCTAACTCTTGCACTCGAGCTCAAGGCGCCGCACCTGACTCTCATCGATATTTCAGAACCTGCGCTCAAAGTGGCGAAACACAACGCCGACGCATTACTCGCGGGCGCCGATACGAAATACGAAATTCTGAATGCCGATTTCACCAGCGGCGCCGTTCGCCTGCACCCGCACGCCGACGTGATTGTGAGTAATCCCCCTTATGTTTTGCCCGAAGAATTTGCCGCGCTCGACGCCGGTGTGCGCGACTGCGAGCCGCGCGTCGCGCTCGTGGCCGATGACTTTGAAGAGGTGCACCGTCGCCTTATCGACTGCGCATTCGGCAATCTCGCGCCCGCAGGCCTTCTCGCAATCGAGACCCACCCGCGATATTCGCAGCAGGTTGCCGACTGGGCGCTCGGTCACGGTTTTGTCAGGGTAGAAGTGCGTAATGACTTGGCCGCACGTCCACATTTTGTTTTCGCGTGGAGATAG